GCGCTTCAATGCCGTGCTTATTCAAGTTCTCAATGGCTTTCTGACGTACTGCCTCATCTTTAAATTCAGGAAATCTCGCTGAACCTAAGAAAGTACCACCTTTATTGATCACATCTGAAACACTTGAACGTCCCAGCTTTTCAATACGGTCTTCATACAGACCTAAATAACCATCATGTACACCATATACCTCTAAGCCTTTACTTAGAGCAGTGCGAACAACGCCTCGTACTGCAGCGTTCATTCCGGGAGCATCTCCCCCACTAGTTAATACACCGATTTTTTTAATCATGTTAGCCCTCTGTTCTGGGATAGATTTATTAGAAATTTTAAAACGCCAAAATGGCAAAAGTTCAATAGCTGTGGTGCGATTCCCCTATAGATCGTTTATTCACAACAGCTAAAAATTCAATTTGGTAAGAATAATACATACCATTTGTTTCTTAAATTGATATTAAAATCAGACTAAATTCTGAGTTTAATTCAACTGTAAAATAGTTATAACTAGCAAAGCTACCACGGTTGTTGCTTCTGATGTAGCTCTTTATCATTTAGCAATGACGCTGGGTCTTGATGTACAAATACATCACTACCAGGAAAGCACTCCTCGAGTTTATCTTCTACCATGTCTGCGATTCTATGCGCCTCAATTAAAGGTAGATGATCATCTAACTCAAGATGAAGCTGTATAAAGCGAGTTGGTCCAGACATTCTGGTTCTCAATTGATGCATACCCTCTACACCCTCTACACCCTCTACAGCATTCACTGCTTCCCGAATCTGTTGTAGTTCCTCTTCAGGCAGTTGCCTATCTAGTAGTGTCTGAATCGCGGTATGAACCATCTTAAAAGCACTAACTAGAATAAAAACCCCTATGCCTATCGCAAATACGGCATCGGCTTGGCCTAAACCATACATACTCAGTCCTATCGCTAATAAAATAGCCATATTCATATACAGATCACTTTGGTAGTGCAGCGAGTCGGCGGCAATAGCCTGACTACCTGTTTTCGCGACTACATACTTTTGAAACTGCACCAAGACAAAGGTCACGGCTATCGCAAATAAACTGACGTAGATCCCCATCTCTGGTTGCTTTAAGGCTTCTGGCCGAAAGAAGCGATCTACACCATTTAGTATTAAGAAGAAGGCGGAGCCTGAAATAAACATAGCTTGCGCGAGAGCGGCTAGTGATTCGGCCTTCCCGTGCCCAAACGTATGTTCACTGTCTGCTGGTTGCAAAGCGTATCTCAAAACCAACAGGTTCACAGTTGATGCTGCAATATCTAATAAAGAATCGATCAAAGATGCAAGCAAGCTCACAGAGCCGGTCTTCCACCACGCCATGATTTTGACTACAAGCAGTAAACTCGCAACTATAGTCGCCGCCCATGCAGCAGTGGTGACTAATTTTTTATATTCTGGCTTCATGGTTACTGGAACTGTTGCTCTTTTCAGACTTAATTTCCATGAGATTATATACCTAAGTGGCTTGAAGCTACAGTAAATGAGAAACCTGATATGATGAATTGGCTACGCAAACTAATTAAACGCTATGACAAATGGTGTGTTTCTATGGGGCTTACTCCTGAACAAAAACGCAGCTGCGTGCCTTATCGGACGGATCCCCAAACTAAAAAACAAAACAGCACTACCGACTAAGTCGATAGTGCTATAACAAAGTATAATTATTAAGCTTAAGGCTAGCCGTTGTTAGCTTGTTTTTTTTCCATTTTCTTTTGCATTTTTTGCTGACACTTTTGCATGCGCTTATCTTGCATCTCAGTTAGCTTTTGCTTTTGCTCAGCGGTAAGCACGCTCATCATTCGATGCTGAGTACGCAGTTTTTCAACCTGACGCTCGGTACGTTGTGCCACCATTTCTTGAGCTAAACTTTGTGCCTGCTGCTCATTGAAGTCAGCCGCTAGCACCAAATCGCGCTCCTTTTGACGGTATGCCTGCATCTGCTCACGCTTTTGTGAGCCATTGTTCATTTTAGATGCCTTCTCATCTTGACGAATAGTCTTAAGCTCGGCTTTTTGGGCATCGGTAAGATCAAGCTTCTTGAAAGCTTGTTTCGACATCTCAACATCGCAACCGTGTCCACCCTTATTACCTTTTTCTCCGCCCTTAGCCATGACATTCGTTGCGCCAAAAGCCAGTGGAAGAACCA
Above is a genomic segment from Vibrio gallicus containing:
- the fieF gene encoding CDF family cation-efflux transporter FieF (FieF, a metal efflux transporter, is a member of the CDF (cation diffusion facilitator) family of transporters.) gives rise to the protein MKPEYKKLVTTAAWAATIVASLLLVVKIMAWWKTGSVSLLASLIDSLLDIAASTVNLLVLRYALQPADSEHTFGHGKAESLAALAQAMFISGSAFFLILNGVDRFFRPEALKQPEMGIYVSLFAIAVTFVLVQFQKYVVAKTGSQAIAADSLHYQSDLYMNMAILLAIGLSMYGLGQADAVFAIGIGVFILVSAFKMVHTAIQTLLDRQLPEEELQQIREAVNAVEGVEGVEGMHQLRTRMSGPTRFIQLHLELDDHLPLIEAHRIADMVEDKLEECFPGSDVFVHQDPASLLNDKELHQKQQPW
- a CDS encoding DUF5363 domain-containing protein yields the protein MMNWLRKLIKRYDKWCVSMGLTPEQKRSCVPYRTDPQTKKQNSTTD
- a CDS encoding CpxP family protein, with product MTISKKWLVTALVLPLAFGATNVMAKGGEKGNKGGHGCDVEMSKQAFKKLDLTDAQKAELKTIRQDEKASKMNNGSQKREQMQAYRQKERDLVLAADFNEQQAQSLAQEMVAQRTERQVEKLRTQHRMMSVLTAEQKQKLTEMQDKRMQKCQQKMQKKMEKKQANNG